CGATTCATAAAACCGGCCTCGAATATTGTATCGTCGCGGTGGATGAGGCCATTAGCGGCGTCGGTTACTCCGGCGTGCCGGATCGCCCGAACTTCGTGCGCGTGCATGGCAAAGAAACCGGCTGGCGCCTCGTGACCGGACTCGCCGCCGCGGCCGGCTGGGGCGCTGCGAGTTATCTGGTGTTTCGCAAGCAGTAGTAACGCAGACGGCTTGGTCGGTTAATTTAATAAGGTAGTTTAAACGCTTGTCTTTCAAACTCAAGAGATGATGAGAAACCACTATGAAACGAGTTTATGTTGATACTTCGGTTTTTGGCGGTGTTTTTGATAAAGAGTTTCAAAGGGCAAGCCAAGATTTCTTTGATCAGATCAAGAATGGCCAATTTGCTTTGATTACTTCAGCAGTAGTGCATGAAGAAATTGTGCCAGCGCCCCAGGAGGTAAAAGATTTTTTTGGTAAGATGCTTCCGCATGCTGAAGTCGTCGATATTACTGAAGACGCATTAAAGCTTCGACAAGCATATTTGGATGCAAAAATTGTTTCGGCAAAATTTAGTAACGACGCCCTTCATGTCGCATTGGCTACGGTTTCAGATTGCATGATCATTGTGAGTTGGAACTTTAAACACATTGTTCATTATCAAAAAATACCGCTGTATAATGCCGTTAACATTTTACATGATTATAACCAAATTTCAATTTATTCGCCTTGGGAGGTGTTGAAGTATGAAGACTAAATTAGATTGTGTGGCGATGAAGCATCAAGGTGCGGAAAAAGTTCGAGAAAAAATCTCGGGACTTGCCATCTCTGAAGAGTTGAAATTTTGGCAAGAGCGATCTATGGCGTTGCGAAAGCTAAAAGAAGAAATAGCAAAAAAATATAATTTGCTTGAAGCAAAGGCCTAATCTCGCCAAACCCTTGATAGTACCCCGATTTTGCATTGTAAGGCTTAAAACTGCCACCCGATTGATTTCAAAAAACATAAGGAAAATCGGGGTTTGGCTTTATATGTGCAAAATTAAGGTAGTAAACGAAACGATTTAAGCGATCGGCCAATATCAGGCTCTTGCTTTTAAAAAACTACGGCAGTAGTGAAGTTTCATTTACATCAGTTTGTAAGCTATGGTTGTGTCAAAATAAAGAGGCAACAGGGAGGTCAATATGACTCAAAAAAATTTTTTTGGAGCGCCGCGATTTTTCAAAACACCGCATGCCGGCTGGTGGATTCTCGTGCTTGGCCTCAGTTTGTTTTTCGTGGCATGTGGCGGGAGCAAAAACACCAATGTGTCGACGACGGAATCTGAAGGTGAAATCGACATCGACAAATTATTGAGCACCCCCGCCGATCAGGAAAAGCAAGACGCCGAAGACGCCGAAGTATTGCGGCTGTTGGGTATTACGCCCGAAACCGTCAGTACCGAAACGCCCAAAACGCCCCCGCCGGAACCGGTGATGACCGAAGCCAAACCGGCACCCGATCTGCAAAAAGAACTTGAGCGCTTGCAAAACGAGCTGAACGTCAAAAACCAGCAGATCACCGATCTGCGCAACAGCTTGATGGAACGAGACGCCCGGCTCCAGGAATTGCAACAGGCGCAGCAAATTCAAGCGCCGCGCGCCACCAGCGGAGGTAACCTTGCCGGCGCCAACGGTTACGTGCAGCGCTACGCCGAGGCGCGCAATCTTTATGAGCAGCGCCGTTACGCCGAGGCCGCGGCCGTCTTTCAGGCGATTCTGGCTGAAAACGACAAGAGCAGCTACGCAGATAATTGCCAGTATTGGATCGGCGAATGTTATTACGGCATGGGCAAATACGCGCAGGCCATCGCCGAGTTTGAAAAAGTTTTCACCTTCGCGCGCTCCAACAAAAGCGATGCGGCGCTGCTGAAGCTCGGGCTTTGTTATCTGCAAATGGGTGACCGCCAGCAGGCGCGCAGCGAGTTCGAGCAGCTCATCGCCAATTATCCGGGCAGCCAGTATGTGGCCAAGGCGCGAAAATATCTGGCCCGATTGTAGCGAAAACGATTTGTCATGCCGGAATTACGCAAGGATCCAATTACCGAACGCTGGGTCATTATTTCGAGCGAGCGCGGCAAACGGCCCTCCGATTGGACGATGGAGCCGAAGACGCGCGCCGGCGGCTTTTGTCCGTTTTGTCCCGGTAATGAAGACAAAACCCCGCCGG
The candidate division KSB1 bacterium DNA segment above includes these coding regions:
- a CDS encoding type II toxin-antitoxin system VapC family toxin, whose protein sequence is MKRVYVDTSVFGGVFDKEFQRASQDFFDQIKNGQFALITSAVVHEEIVPAPQEVKDFFGKMLPHAEVVDITEDALKLRQAYLDAKIVSAKFSNDALHVALATVSDCMIIVSWNFKHIVHYQKIPLYNAVNILHDYNQISIYSPWEVLKYED
- a CDS encoding tetratricopeptide repeat protein, producing the protein MTQKNFFGAPRFFKTPHAGWWILVLGLSLFFVACGGSKNTNVSTTESEGEIDIDKLLSTPADQEKQDAEDAEVLRLLGITPETVSTETPKTPPPEPVMTEAKPAPDLQKELERLQNELNVKNQQITDLRNSLMERDARLQELQQAQQIQAPRATSGGNLAGANGYVQRYAEARNLYEQRRYAEAAAVFQAILAENDKSSYADNCQYWIGECYYGMGKYAQAIAEFEKVFTFARSNKSDAALLKLGLCYLQMGDRQQARSEFEQLIANYPGSQYVAKARKYLARL